GAAGTTAACGAGGAGCAAAAGAAAATGGCGCAGAAATAGAATGTCACATGTAACGGAAACCATTCTATAGCAATTTTTTGGTGAACTGTaaaccttttttgtttctttgtcagGTAATTGTATAAGGCTGTTTCATTTTGTCTACTGTATCCCACTAAAGATTATTTTATGTAAGCAATGTATATTTTTTGTTCAATCCAATATTTGTACCTTAATCCAGCTAGTTCATTCTGGTATGATGAtatctgtatctcagtttcctctTGGAAGGCTTTCGTCTGATGCAAGGCTCTCTCGAGGTCATCTACCTTGGTCTTTAGTTTCGCTATCTCAACAGATGCAAGGCTAGCTCCTTCTTTAGCCTACATGAAAAACAGGTTTGGTAAACAAGAATAAAAACTTAATGATAGAAAAATCCCTGTTAGTACCAAAACTGTATTTGTAAAAGCATGGCTTCCTCTCATTCCTCTCTTGTTCGTACTCATCCCTGTAGTCTAAGATACCAGTCTGATTCTAATTGTACTTTCCTTGTTCAACCTGCATTTTTCTTAGTATTTTGCTAAATTAGTAAATTAAAACTTTACAAGTCTCCAAAAGAGAGACTAACTCCTTGCATTTTGATTTGAACTTTACATCACACATGTAATCAAAGTTTACCAGTCACTCCCTAGTCATCTGAAGTATTTCCAAATTGCTCTTAAGATAATTTATCTCACTGATGCTGTCAGAGGCAATGGGAAATGAAGTCATGCCGTTTAGCTTCATGAACTACCTTTGACTTGCTGAGCTCCTGCAGCAATCTGTCTCTGTCATCCTGAAGACTAGCCATGGACTTGGAAAAGGCATCAATCTGTTGAACATAATTCCTACACTCTGAAGAGAGTCTGGTAATCTCAAGGTCTTGGGTGGTTAATGTCTTGCACAAATTTTCTATTTCATCAGTGAACTGATCAAGAGTGATCTTATTTTCAGCACCAATAAGCACTGGGttcaaaaaatcatgttttttgaGTACACTGAAgagatttgatttaaaataattcaggTCAGCTTCAAGTTcatctgctctttttttttcagaCTTAAGTTCAGATGTGTATTTACTCTGAAGTACCTTGAAATCTTCTATTAATCTGTCTCTATCATCTTGCAAAGCAGTCATAGCTTTTCCAAAGGACTCATTTTGggatttcaattttttattcTGAAATTGTGCTTCTAATAGCCTCTTCTCTGAAGATGCATCAGCTTCCTTCCAAAGGAAGTTAGCATCGTGTTCAAATGCTGTTATACTGTACTTATCTTCTATATCTTTTGTATTTTTGCCTACTACATTCTGGACTTCTTGAAACTTGTCCTGAAGTTTTTCACAAGGTTGTACACTAGCCTTGAAATCTTTATTCTGATTATGTTGCCCGCTCCCCCTTGTTTGTGGTTTCTCTCCAGATTCAGAAACTAGCTTCTCTTTGTTTATTGATGCAATTAGAAACTCTAAGTCTTTAACTTTGGAAGTTAATTTTTGATTTTCATGTTCTAAAGATTCTGTACTCTCCTTTTGCAATTTATTAATCAGCTGCATttctttgatttgtttttgaaGATCCATTTTTTCCTGTTCAAGGTTCTTAATGCTATCCAGTTGCTGTTTAAGCAACTCTTTCAACTGATGATCTTTCAATGACAAAACTTGGTTAAGATCTTCCCTGTACTTTATTAGTTGTGCACTTTGCATtgcattttcagaatgaagatcATCTATCCGATTCAAAAGTTTTCTTAATTGTTGTTTCAGGGCACCGTTCTCACTAGCACCGTTCACTAACAGACTGTCTTTCTGACTTAAAACATTTTGGTGATGATGCTCCAGATCTTTGTATTTAGAAAAGAGATCATCTCTGTCATACTGGAGAGATGACATTGATTTTTTAAAGGCATCAATTTCACTGGCAATCTCAGCCTTATCTTGAATTGCTTTGTCTGCTTTCATCTGGagatttttcaattcattttcCATCCTCTGACAGGCTTCATTAGAttgttctctctccttttgcagaGACCTTATCTGCTGTTCATACTCATTAGTCTGTTTTCTGTGCTGAGTCTGTATCTGAGTTAGATATCCAGAAATCTCCCCACCCTTAGAAGATATCAGTAGAGAAATTTCTGTATCTTTGTTGTTCAGCATTACCTTCATTTGCTGAGAAATGGCAATCTGTTTTTCCAACTCTGCATGGGTCTTCTCCTTTTCAAATAGAAGTTGTTGTAATTCCTGTTCTTTTCTAGCAAAATTACTTTCCAATGCTTTTATCTCTCTTCCTGCATCACTACTATTCTCTATAAAACGATTAAGAGAATTATTTTCTTTAAGCAGTGCTTGCAAAGTTTCTTCTTTTGACTGAAGAGCAATCTCCAATTCTTGTTGTCTGTTGATAAGAGTCACATTTTCTTCCTTTATTCTACCCAGCTCGCTGTAGTGTTGTGTATGTACAGATTTTTGCCGCAAGTGCATTTCATTCTTGGAGTCTTCTAACATGGAATACTTAATCTTCAATTCCTGTATCTGAGCCACTTTGTCCTTCATTTCTTCTTGTAAGGACATTATTTTCTTACTACTGTCATCCATCTGTTTCTCTTTATTTTGAATAACCTCTTTGAACTGTatttcccaggttttcatttcACCAATTACCCTGTCCCGGTCATTTTGGAGAGAGgacatacattttgtaaaagctGCTAATCTGGCCAAAGTTGCATTCAAATCAGCTTGAAGTTTCTTGTTTTGAGAGTCCTTAATGTTGATTTCCTCTTGCAACTGATGAAGCTCACTAACAGCCCTGTCTTTCTCCCTCTGAAGAACATTACGTCTTTCCTCAAGGTTCAACCATTCTCTTTTGtgaactgttttcagttgctccaGGCCAAGCTCTAATTCTTTCTCAAATTCTCTCCTTTGAATTTGTAGCTGGTCTTCTTTCTTCTTAAGTTCTCTTTTCCCACTTAAGTTTTCAGCTGTAAGCCTCTCCAGTTCACTCTTTGAATCATCCAGTAAAGCTTTTTGGGAAGAAAGCTTTTTGTTCAGATTGTGTATTTCTTCATTTGACTTGGCAAGCTTTTCTGGGATATTATTTAAgtctttttcaaatttttcacTCTTTGACTGTGATAATTTCACAGATCTTTGCAAGTCCAGAATCAGTTCCTGGAATTTAATAGAATCTTTTTGCAACTGGTtaatttcttgctgcttttcctttaAGAGTTCTTGcaattctttggttttgttttttgtaccaCTATTGTCCCTCTGGGCACATTTCACTTTCTCCTCAAATACTTTTACAAGATGCAACTGTTGTTCCTCTTTTTCCCTAATCACACTGCATTTCTCTGCCTTTAAATCTTCCAACTGTTGAATCAGCAAACTGTTTTGTAACTGTGCAGATTTCAGCCTGTCTGTCAGCTGATCCACGTTTTTTATATGGTTGAGCAACTCTGTCTCCAgaaattctctctcattttttactTTGTAAGAAGTTTCTTGCAcattttcaagttcttcctgTAGAAGACGCTTGTCATCTTCTAAAATCTTAACTCTCTCATTTAAGCTAACAATTTCTTGTTTAAGACTTCTAGATTCATTTTCTAACTTTGATAGACAGTTGTTTTTCTGGTCCAAAAATTCTTCAGTTTCTTTAATTCTTTCTAAAATCAATTCTCTCTCCTGCTCTAGGATACGCATATTTCTCTCTTTTACTGAAATATCATCATTTAACAAAGCAATCTGCTTTAATAATGATTCTCTTTCATTTAATACATCACTGATTTTAGACTGCATATCAGTCTGGGACACTTCCATTTGAACTTGCAGGTTTTCCAAAGCTAATTTAGTTACATTCATGTCATTATGAAGGACCTCATTTTCATTCTCAGTTTTCTCTAAAGCCTGCTTTAAGTTTTCAGAAGTATGTTTCAATTGCTCATTTTCCTCCATTAGCTGCTTGCTCTGCAGAGCAGCTTCATGAAGACGATGCCGGTGTTCTTCCATCCTTGATGCATGTTTACGTGTCTGCCTTTCTGCTTCACTTCGTAGTTCATCAATTTCCAATTGTTTGGATTCAGCAAATTGTTTCAATTGGTTCTTTATAtctttgttttcattaatgacttctTGAAGCTGTTTCTCAAGCTCATATTTTTCAGATTCCCTTTCACTGAATCTGTGAATAGcttcttgcttttcttttctagTGACATCAATAACCTGCCTCATTTCTGCTACTTTGCTACTGATATTCTCATAGGCTTGCAGAAGTGACTCATATTCCTGCTTTAATTCATTATGTTTAACTTTCCATCCTGTTAATTCAACTGTCTGAGAATCTTTTAACGTATTGAGTTGGAAAGAAAAAGCCTCTTTCTCCTGAACTATAGTCTCCATGGTAGATTTCAGACTTTCACATGCAGCAGTTaggttttcattttcagttaacAGTCTAGCATTTTCAGAAACAAGGGTCTCATCACACAATGAAGAAATAGTATctgagttttgtttttctctgccAAGTTCAGATAACAAGCATTCCAGGGTATATGCTTTATTggtcagtttttctttttctaacaTTATTCTGTCAATTTGATCTTTCAAAAACTTGTTTTCTTTCAGGGCTTCCTTGCGTGATATTAAGGCTGCTTGGAGCTTTCTTTGGAGACGTTCTCTGGACTTTTCATCAACAGCATTCTTTTGCTCTTGTGGTTGAAACTCATccacatttatatttttctccATCTGCTCtggagttgtttttgtttgtttctggatTTGATATTTTGTTCCTTCTATTAGCTTAGCTCTCCCAGAATGATCATGTTCCAGTGACTGAGTACAGATGTCTCTGTCTTGTAATCTCCCTTGGAGCAAATTAATTTCTGAATGTGACTGTACTAGTTCCTTGTCAGTGGCATTTTCATCTTTAACTTTCTTGCATAATACCATAGTATTGCTAACCTCAGAAGCTTCTACAGCCTTCTCACGTAGCATACTTAACTCCATCAACagttctttgttttctttgctgaaatattttaattcctttttcatATTGAGTAATTCTTCATTGGATTTCTCCAAACTGTTGAtgaactcctctctctctctcttcatgtcttcaaaggccattttaaaatgtttggcttCTTCCTGGCTTTCCTGTAAACTGAGCTGTAACTGCACAGCTTCTTTCCGTATTTCCTTTTCCTGATCAAACCTATCTTTGAAATCCATTAGAGTACAATGCAGGTCCTTAATTTCCTCATTCCTTTCCGCAACTTGTATATTGGCTTGTTGAAGATCAACCTTCAATTTTTCAGATCCCTTCTGGATAGTCTTGCAATCCTCTACCCTCTTTTTAATTACAGTTTCCTTCTCATTATTCATGCTTTCAATCATAGTTTTAAGGTCCATTACCTCAGTCTCAGATTTTTCCAACTTTTCTCGCAGTTGACCTATCTCTACGTACAGACTGTCTTTGTGTTGCTCATAGTGCTGTTCCAGCTGACTCATACAATTCTTCAAGTCTACCGTTTCTTGTGTTTTCTTACCAAGTTCAACTGATGTCTCTCTCAACTcatcctttaatttttttgtttcttcacaAAGTTTTGCATAGTCATTACTTAGTTTCTCTAACTCACTGTCTTTCATTGTCATTTTAAACACTGCCTGTTCTGATTCTCCTAACACATCTTGAACCTCATATTTTTGTTCATCTGATTCCAACTTGTTTTGGACAATAGTTTTTTGTTCTTGAAGTGCTGCTACATGAGACTCCAACTCTTTCTGTAGAGAGTATATTAGCAACCGATTACAATCAAATTCTTTACACTTTCTTAGATGAACTTTCTGGAGTGCTCTGTGTTCTCTTTTGAGGAGTTCAAAGTCTTTAGTTTGTTCATCAAATTCTGCTACAAGTTTAGCgcattctttcttttctctctgtaatttcttaatattttctttccagGTTAAAAGTGATGCCTGAAGTTTCTTTTGAAGGATTTCTTTATCTCCTTCTAATTGATCTGGCTGAGTAACTTTGTTATTGAAATCCACAGAATTATTACCAATGTCCCCAGCATAAGATTCTACCAAATTAGTATCTTTCAATAATTCCTCCTCATCTACAATTTCAGCCTTGAGATTTTCAAGAGTTGCAAGAAGTTGAGAACGTTCCTCtccatattctctctctttctcactaaGTACAGACTGCATGTGAGCAAGCATAGAGTCCTTTTCCTGCATGGACTTTAGATTTTGCTCagatactttttctttttcagcaagGATATCTTTTAACTTTGCAACAATGTCCTCAAGCTGCTCCAAACTGGTTACTTTGGCAGAAAAACTTTCATTCACGTTATTTATCTTGGAATCTTTCTCAAACAGCTGTTGCTTCAGAGTTTCAAGATGGGACTCAAGATCTTTATTTTGTGTTTCAACAAGTTTCAACTGATGTGTTAATGCATCAACCCTCTTCAataattcctctgtttttttatgctctttttctgtttcttcctGTCCAATCCTTtcaagttttccaattttttgcATTAGATCTTTTCTTATTATCAATGCAGCTTGAAGCTTctttttcagaatctctttttCCTTAACTAGTTTCTCAAGATTAAACTGCAGCTGCTCTTTTTCACTCATTAAGTCTTTAAATGCAGTTTCTTTGTTGCTTAATTTAACCTGATTATGTTGCAGTTCTGTCTTACAATCTTCAAGTTGCTGGGATACTCTATCAATATTTTCTACTGAACTACTCTGAACAGCTTCCAGATGCTGTAGTTTGGTGTTTAATATACTTCGCTCTTCAGAAAACTTCATCATTTCATTAGACATGGATTCCATGATTTGAGCAACAAAAcaatccttttctttcagctgctgATTTAGAGCAGAAATTATATCGTTCTGCTGGTCAGTCTGTGAAGTTAAATTTTCTACCCGGAGGtcttttttctccatttcttctAGGAGACTCACTATTTTTTTACCTTCCATGTTCAACTTCTCATGACTGATTTTGAGTTCTTTTTCTGATTTATGTAGCTTCTCTTGAAGCAAATTAACTTCCTTGTTCATTTCTGCtaataatttttctctttcttccacaAGAGACTGTTGTTTATACAATgtgtctttgacagtggccatTTCTTCTGACAGACATTCAATTTCATAATGACAGGTATTCTTCACCTTTTCAAGATCATTCTGCAacagctccttttctttctctatcGAATGCATACTTTTTAACTTATCTTTTATAATAtccatttctttctccttttctaaAAAAAGCAGTTGAAATTCCTGTCCTTCCGTTTCTTTGCTCAGAATAGTGGATACCATGGCAGAGAAtttttccagtttagttttacTACTAACTTGCTGACCAACATCTGAAGTCTCTGCATCCTTTTCTTTGAAGAAGTGTCTACTACTAAGTAATGCAGATAGGCTTTCAGTTAGCTCTTCTTTTATAACATCCAGTTCTTGCTGTAAAGACTGGATTTTACTATCCTTTGGTTTCATTTCACTTTCTAAACTGCTCAGCTTCTCTTTAAGAACAGAATTTTGCTGTGTTGCCCTATCAAATTCTGTTACCCACTTGTTTTCTGACTCAATTAAACTTTGTTCTAACTTTTCAATTTTAAGCTTTAATTCAGAGACTTCTTCACCCTTCACACTAACCTGCATCTGTAACTGCTCTTTTTCATTCTTCATCTTCAGTTTGACAGCATCTATCTGCATTCTTGAGTAATTCTCAGTGACTTCTAGTTTTTCATggatttcttctgttttttgctGTAACTGATTTTGGTATGTAATAAGGTCTTTGTTTTCTACAATCAACTTATCAATAGTCTCTTGTAAGAGAATTTTCTCCTTTGCTAAAGAATCCACCTGTTGCTGCAATCTCTCTATTAAAAGAGCGCTGTCACGGCAGTCTTGAGAGGATTTGGAATGTACATTGTTCAGCTCAGACTTTAAATGTTCAATATTTTTAGCCTGTTCAGTGCATTGCATATAGAGCGTCTGTAAAGTTAATTCTTTTTGCTGTGTATCTTGTTTCCATATATTTATTTGGTCCTGTGCTTTCTGGTGTTCACGTTTTACAGAGTCCAGTTCAACTGTCAGAGAATCAAATTTCTTCTGGTTAATAGCAAAATTGTCATCTTTTTCCTGCAAAACACTAGTAAGGCTTTTCACGGCTGCAGCACTTTTCTCTAGTTCCTCTCTAAGCATCTCTATCTCATTAGTAAGAGCACAAATGTTGCTCTCTGCCAGCTGTATACTGACATCTTTTTCATTTAACGAATTAAGTAGCCCAGCTATAACTTCCTCCTTCTTACTAAGTGATACATTAAGTGCGTTTCTTTGCTCGTACTGAGCTGCAATTTTTTCCTGCAGAGATaagaaagcattttctttttcctgttccaGTTCTTTGGACTTTTGTATTTCTTGTGTCAGTTCATGCATCTGActctgaagctgagaaactaactgtATCTTGTCTTCATCTTCACTAGCTTTGTCACTTAGCTTTTTGAGAAGGCTTGTTTTTTCTACAAGAGAAGATTCTTTTTCTAGCATGGACTGGCTAATATCATTTATTACTTTCTTCTGATCATTTATCTCTTTTTCTAGTTTTAGTGTGGCTTCTTCCAGATCTGTAACCTGGTTCTTTAAGAcctcacattctctctctttgtcaTGAAGATCTGTCTTCAATTTATCATTGACTAATATGGCATTATTGACAGCCAATTCCTTCTCTAGAACAATTGTTTTTAACCGTTCTACTTCAGAGGTCAAAGACTCAAACTGTTTTTGCTGCATACAGGAAGACTCCTGTATTTCAGAAATGTGTGCTTTCAAATTAACATATTCATCTATCTTTTGCTTTAAAGACTCATCTTTCTGTATAACTGACTGATTCAATTCTGCTGTTTTTTCCATCATATTTTTAAGCTGACACTGAAGGTCAGAAATTATCTCCATATTCTCAGACAGTTGAAATCTAAGCAAATCAGATTCCTCAGATTTATCTTTAAACAACTTTAAATCTTGGGCTTGCTTcttaaattcattttctttttcttgtgctGCCTGTCTAAGCTGACTGGTTTCAGAGCTCAAAGCTTGTACCTGGTTTTGCAAAtctgaaattattttcaaatgctGCCCTTCTCCTGccactttattttctttcatttgctgAATCAAAGCTTCCTTCTCAGAAAGGAGAGCTTCTTTTTCCTCAAcaccaatttttaatttttcattttcaatggtTAGGCTATCAGTTTGGTGCTTCAAAGCTAAAATATTATAATCTTGCTGAGACATGTGTGAAGTCAAGGCAGTTATTTCATCTGACTTTTTCATTACTGTAGCATTAACTGTTTCAACATCtactttcaatttttcattttctagGTTTAGTATGTGTGCTTGGTGCTTAACTGACACAATTTCTGACTGGTGCTGAGTCAACTGAGACTGAAGATCAGCACATTCACTTGACTTTTTGCTGCATATAACTGAAATGTCTTTCTTTTCATGTTTTAGAACATCCCCTTCTTTCCTTAGTAATTCTACTTGTTTATTTAACATTgcacttttttcagttttctcagCAACCTGCTTATGTAGATTCTCAAGCTCTACATCTTGATTTTTTATAATAAGAGCTCTCTCTTCCAGCGACTGAGATAACTTTATATTTGCCTCCTTAAGCTTTTGAACTTcattctgtaacttttccatATCAACTTTATTTTCCTCTACTTGCTTACGTAAGGAAACATTATGAAGGATTTGTTCTTCTTTAGCTTGAAAATCCACAGTTATGTCTTGAATTTGTttctgtaataataatattttttcctcacTCTGGCTGAGCTGTTGGAGTAGTGTGTTACATTCAGTCAGCTTATTatttagcatttcttctttttctacTTCTCTGTCTTCAGCATTCTTCAACTGAATGATGAATGATTGTATTTGTTCATTTAACTGTTGTGTCAACTCCCTGCTTTCAGATTGCTGATTGGTTAGCACATTGCATTCCTTTGTTTTCTCTAGCAGCTGCTCTgtaactgaattttctttttgcTCTACAAGTGTTGAAAGTTGCTCAACCTTTTTCATTAACACTTCTTTATCATAATTTAGCTCTGAAAGTGTTTTTTGGTACTCTATTTCACTGACAGATATCTTATTCTCCATCTCTGCTACAGCCTTGTTTCTCTTCAACA
This DNA window, taken from Dermochelys coriacea isolate rDerCor1 chromosome 6, rDerCor1.pri.v4, whole genome shotgun sequence, encodes the following:
- the LOC119856943 gene encoding golgin subfamily B member 1-like isoform X2, with translation MWKWGTGDDSSPKAVAHGSQDAANMSVADLTEQLTRTEQLVTQLKELIREKDNELRNRDNQLKEEKEASEAKFSKIKLQNKAKVTSLTSQLEELKKQLSGSEGQEKKAEQTKRVSRDGDQENAAANRGKLLVLRRRVEELEFQNAHKNEELQKKIAELEAQRQRGAEMDAMLAEKEKKLAEKEAYIIDLQLACDSSNVAKETLTPSEELKNQLSMKESSLQSMQILVQSLTKKVGDSEERCSLLQEQIESLKNLQSKERDHFQEREAMYIENIRMFQNIIQEKEKELVGQAQKHEQELFKLIAKSDASADLEQLLKALKQKLHEKEEVMLGRTQVIVMLQKELDGKDQLLKEINENLKRLQSEKENLQSKLDAEKHVMRAQLRDMMEKHELEMMKVQEKHNAEVHEIQEKHETELQEKDQALLQLQKQVAELRNNGQSNSEQAIDVDTVTKQKMEQLEAQVKLKTEEASKSEAKFLKMKAWSKSKIKQLEDELKSVCLSSKNDDISALNNCISELEIEKKELQSKLKAFSELRTQNEELLAKLEVYEEQQRKLQADLEQVTKRATSQASESGSVDEFQSQLLEWQEIVPESEEVHDQVREEKSAIALRMAQIEEEREGLIEDDWFFPGCSDPAIVSGQQELEEELTAVQRTGRLQQARRKSNQASGKHQEEYNFDRKECFQELNVTLDSTDSAEGENMGGLRTVVEELELERNQLQEQILFLEERCQDLEDRLQLQGRMESLQVTFGVEEEGQPLRVVQSENERLQTQLSQLRTQQMRDAEKHQVLVSSLNEQLKGLSDRKSFLETSLAEKEQKLLSTTEKLEQIENLRKLLQEKDLLNKELGEKLVQTEQKLDEVLKKYNAYEVECTEQKIAINDLTEKVATFKEKTLKQDAMVELMQLELDQTNEELDRLNTNHLEERSQLIQDLQRREREIDNLKEVLVEKDKEISALSSNMTEYSEQIVILKHQIQCKEEEIREMEEALTKAERETHLLKEVQTADIRDTSMKISVLSEQINIMGLELEKSKSQTEAITKENEELIRQISENSITIKDLRSEIKSNKVTYHNKLMECESQITLLKEQINKTLEKLQETEAKHREETKYLKLQLDENNSIKEKLKSLLKEKENKEQSFEKELKSFKDLYNKLVLEAANKDEELAKLSTQLAEHIEHQETVKKVLQEKLETITSLEQKLQIVKQQSEETKHKLIGDLKAKEMQFEELKNHVTERQEIVSKMEADTQTIILINKQLQAALEGKEKDLSEQIKGNEDLRNIIDAMQKEKQQLVSENESLLDMKERELLKRNKAVAEMENKISVSEIEYQKTLSELNYDKEVLMKKVEQLSTLVEQKENSVTEQLLEKTKECNVLTNQQSESRELTQQLNEQIQSFIIQLKNAEDREVEKEEMLNNKLTECNTLLQQLSQSEEKILLLQKQIQDITVDFQAKEEQILHNVSLRKQVEENKVDMEKLQNEVQKLKEANIKLSQSLEERALIIKNQDVELENLHKQVAEKTEKSAMLNKQVELLRKEGDVLKHEKKDISVICSKKSSECADLQSQLTQHQSEIVSVKHQAHILNLENEKLKVDVETVNATVMKKSDEITALTSHMSQQDYNILALKHQTDSLTIENEKLKIGVEEKEALLSEKEALIQQMKENKVAGEGQHLKIISDLQNQVQALSSETSQLRQAAQEKENEFKKQAQDLKLFKDKSEESDLLRFQLSENMEIISDLQCQLKNMMEKTAELNQSVIQKDESLKQKIDEYVNLKAHISEIQESSCMQQKQFESLTSEVERLKTIVLEKELAVNNAILVNDKLKTDLHDKERECEVLKNQVTDLEEATLKLEKEINDQKKVINDISQSMLEKESSLVEKTSLLKKLSDKASEDEDKIQLVSQLQSQMHELTQEIQKSKELEQEKENAFLSLQEKIAAQYEQRNALNVSLSKKEEVIAGLLNSLNEKDVSIQLAESNICALTNEIEMLREELEKSAAAVKSLTSVLQEKDDNFAINQKKFDSLTVELDSVKREHQKAQDQINIWKQDTQQKELTLQTLYMQCTEQAKNIEHLKSELNNVHSKSSQDCRDSALLIERLQQQVDSLAKEKILLQETIDKLIVENKDLITYQNQLQQKTEEIHEKLEVTENYSRMQIDAVKLKMKNEKEQLQMQVSVKGEEVSELKLKIEKLEQSLIESENKWVTEFDRATQQNSVLKEKLSSLESEMKPKDSKIQSLQQELDVIKEELTESLSALLSSRHFFKEKDAETSDVGQQVSSKTKLEKFSAMVSTILSKETEGQEFQLLFLEKEKEMDIIKDKLKSMHSIEKEKELLQNDLEKVKNTCHYEIECLSEEMATVKDTLYKQQSLVEEREKLLAEMNKEVNLLQEKLHKSEKELKISHEKLNMEGKKIVSLLEEMEKKDLRVENLTSQTDQQNDIISALNQQLKEKDCFVAQIMESMSNEMMKFSEERSILNTKLQHLEAVQSSSVENIDRVSQQLEDCKTELQHNQVKLSNKETAFKDLMSEKEQLQFNLEKLVKEKEILKKKLQAALIIRKDLMQKIGKLERIGQEETEKEHKKTEELLKRVDALTHQLKLVETQNKDLESHLETLKQQLFEKDSKINNVNESFSAKVTSLEQLEDIVAKLKDILAEKEKVSEQNLKSMQEKDSMLAHMQSVLSEKEREYGEERSQLLATLENLKAEIVDEEELLKDTNLVESYAGDIGNNSVDFNNKVTQPDQLEGDKEILQKKLQASLLTWKENIKKLQREKKECAKLVAEFDEQTKDFELLKREHRALQKVHLRKCKEFDCNRLLIYSLQKELESHVAALQEQKTIVQNKLESDEQKYEVQDVLGESEQAVFKMTMKDSELEKLSNDYAKLCEETKKLKDELRETSVELGKKTQETVDLKNCMSQLEQHYEQHKDSLYVEIGQLREKLEKSETEVMDLKTMIESMNNEKETVIKKRVEDCKTIQKGSEKLKVDLQQANIQVAERNEEIKDLHCTLMDFKDRFDQEKEIRKEAVQLQLSLQESQEEAKHFKMAFEDMKREREEFINSLEKSNEELLNMKKELKYFSKENKELLMELSMLREKAVEASEVSNTMVLCKKVKDENATDKELVQSHSEINLLQGRLQDRDICTQSLEHDHSGRAKLIEGTKYQIQKQTKTTPEQMEKNINVDEFQPQEQKNAVDEKSRERLQRKLQAALISRKEALKENKFLKDQIDRIMLEKEKLTNKAYTLECLLSELGREKQNSDTISSLCDETLVSENARLLTENENLTAACESLKSTMETIVQEKEAFSFQLNTLKDSQTVELTGWKVKHNELKQEYESLLQAYENISSKVAEMRQVIDVTRKEKQEAIHRFSERESEKYELEKQLQEVINENKDIKNQLKQFAESKQLEIDELRSEAERQTRKHASRMEEHRHRLHEAALQSKQLMEENEQLKHTSENLKQALEKTENENEVLHNDMNVTKLALENLQVQMEVSQTDMQSKISDVLNERESLLKQIALLNDDISVKERNMRILEQERELILERIKETEEFLDQKNNCLSKLENESRSLKQEIVSLNERVKILEDDKRLLQEELENVQETSYKVKNEREFLETELLNHIKNVDQLTDRLKSAQLQNSLLIQQLEDLKAEKCSVIREKEEQQLHLVKVFEEKVKCAQRDNSGTKNKTKELQELLKEKQQEINQLQKDSIKFQELILDLQRSVKLSQSKSEKFEKDLNNIPEKLAKSNEEIHNLNKKLSSQKALLDDSKSELERLTAENLSGKRELKKKEDQLQIQRREFEKELELGLEQLKTVHKREWLNLEERRNVLQREKDRAVSELHQLQEEINIKDSQNKKLQADLNATLARLAAFTKCMSSLQNDRDRVIGEMKTWEIQFKEVIQNKEKQMDDSSKKIMSLQEEMKDKVAQIQELKIKYSMLEDSKNEMHLRQKSVHTQHYSELGRIKEENVTLINRQQELEIALQSKEETLQALLKENNSLNRFIENSSDAGREIKALESNFARKEQELQQLLFEKEKTHAELEKQIAISQQMKVMLNNKDTEISLLISSKGGEISGYLTQIQTQHRKQTNEYEQQIRSLQKEREQSNEACQRMENELKNLQMKADKAIQDKAEIASEIDAFKKSMSSLQYDRDDLFSKYKDLEHHHQNVLSQKDSLLVNGASENGALKQQLRKLLNRIDDLHSENAMQSAQLIKYREDLNQVLSLKDHQLKELLKQQLDSIKNLEQEKMDLQKQIKEMQLINKLQKESTESLEHENQKLTSKVKDLEFLIASINKEKLVSESGEKPQTRGSGQHNQNKDFKASVQPCEKLQDKFQEVQNVVGKNTKDIEDKYSITAFEHDANFLWKEADASSEKRLLEAQFQNKKLKSQNESFGKAMTALQDDRDRLIEDFKVLQSKYTSELKSEKKRADELEADLNYFKSNLFSVLKKHDFLNPVLIGAENKITLDQFTDEIENLCKTLTTQDLEITRLSSECRNYVQQIDAFSKSMASLQDDRDRLLQELSKSKAKEGASLASVEIAKLKTKVDDLERALHQTKAFQEETEIQISSYQNELAGLRMEKNLLLTESQALRNQYEVAVADKDRQIAELQKLQHDMIVKESVSIGSHYPIKPLETATLVGGTNNPEQMKHLLAERSQFQNELQRCLQEMHQRELRFQQMNSKVIHSVEENAVLSAQLKAVSQTLRENQLRYTDLQNRYLRLEREYQTVQVSSFQDTAQGETRAEVPPGAPQERAAVIVEIDNMELNELRKRLAETQQQYDSMQQALLQLTETLSEERSRREAAEDALRLTEEQCKRLEMSSYRSVPREYTVQMESDEEREALIINPSEHIVVRKMKGGALSFKRWLRGRSLYCSKLLTSRAKSRYLFLTYLVTLHVVVFLCLTGIL